The proteins below come from a single Desulfomicrobium escambiense DSM 10707 genomic window:
- a CDS encoding (2Fe-2S)-binding protein, whose protein sequence is MPNQIISFRLNGEVVEMAVSPAEMLLDVLREKMHLTGTKRGCGKGECGACTIIFNGKAMNACLIPAMRAQGADIQTIEGVEGPGGLHPLQQSFIDKGAVQCGFCTPGMIMSAKALLDKNKSPSKEQIREAVGGNICRCTGYVKIEEAVEDAARQLRASAVKGGDL, encoded by the coding sequence ATGCCGAACCAGATCATTTCATTCCGACTGAACGGCGAGGTCGTCGAGATGGCCGTCTCCCCTGCGGAGATGCTCCTCGACGTGCTGCGCGAGAAAATGCACCTCACGGGCACCAAGCGCGGCTGCGGCAAGGGCGAGTGCGGCGCGTGCACCATCATCTTCAACGGCAAGGCCATGAACGCCTGCCTCATCCCGGCCATGCGCGCCCAGGGCGCGGACATCCAGACCATCGAGGGCGTCGAGGGCCCGGGCGGCCTGCACCCGCTGCAGCAGAGCTTCATCGACAAGGGCGCCGTGCAGTGCGGCTTCTGCACGCCGGGCATGATCATGTCGGCCAAGGCCCTGCTGGACAAGAACAAGTCCCCCTCCAAGGAGCAGATCAGGGAAGCCGTGGGCGGAAACATCTGCCGCTGCACCGGCTACGTCAAAATCGAGGAAGCGGTGGAGGACGCCGCACGTCAACTTCGGGCGTCCGCCGTCAAGGGAGGAGACTTATGA
- a CDS encoding FAD binding domain-containing protein, with amino-acid sequence MVQNYVFPATVSEAVTVLSTNRGKARIIAGGTDLMLELQDGKNTCDVLVDLTQIAELKNITEENGFIRIGASVTHAQASKSELILKHAPALAQACRKVGSLQIRNMGTIIGNIVTGNPAADAAVALACLETTAEVTTQEGMQSMPLEDMYAGVCLSCIDSCCQVVTHVKFPVKQKNQGSAYLRMEQRKALALPMLAVSAMVALDGDRFEWARLIIAPVGAGPQHALDAEEFLKGAPVSAATLTEAGQLARNQAMFRSSAIRGSKEYRMGVLPVFVERVLQAAVEDARKA; translated from the coding sequence ATGGTTCAAAACTACGTTTTCCCGGCGACCGTATCCGAAGCGGTCACGGTCCTCAGCACCAACAGGGGGAAGGCCCGGATCATCGCCGGCGGCACGGACCTGATGCTGGAGCTGCAGGACGGCAAGAACACCTGCGACGTGCTGGTCGACCTGACCCAGATCGCGGAACTCAAAAACATCACGGAGGAGAACGGGTTCATCCGCATCGGCGCGAGCGTGACCCACGCCCAGGCGTCCAAATCCGAGCTCATCCTGAAGCACGCCCCGGCCCTGGCTCAGGCCTGCCGCAAGGTCGGCTCCCTGCAGATCCGCAACATGGGCACCATCATCGGCAACATCGTGACCGGCAACCCGGCCGCCGACGCCGCCGTGGCCCTGGCCTGCCTGGAAACCACGGCCGAAGTGACCACGCAGGAGGGCATGCAGTCCATGCCGCTGGAGGACATGTACGCCGGCGTCTGCCTGTCCTGCATCGACAGCTGCTGCCAGGTCGTGACCCACGTCAAATTTCCCGTGAAGCAAAAGAACCAGGGTTCCGCCTACCTGCGCATGGAGCAGCGCAAGGCCCTGGCCCTGCCGATGCTCGCCGTCTCGGCCATGGTCGCCCTCGACGGCGACAGGTTCGAATGGGCGCGGCTCATCATCGCCCCCGTCGGCGCCGGCCCGCAGCACGCCCTTGACGCCGAGGAGTTCCTGAAGGGCGCGCCCGTCAGCGCGGCCACCTTGACCGAAGCCGGACAGCTGGCCCGCAACCAGGCCATGTTCCGCAGCAGCGCCATCCGCGGTTCCAAGGAATACCGGATGGGAGTCCTGCCCGTTTTCGTCGAACGGGTCCTTCAAGCGGCTGTCGAAGACGCCCGCAAAGCATAA